Genomic DNA from Schistosoma haematobium chromosome 1, whole genome shotgun sequence:
aaaggaaggtGGGCtaatgttggtcttaacgacctgggagcgtgaccacagagcccaagggacaactgcttgaagcCGGTCACGCACGGTCTTTTTGTGGGAAGTTTTTAACGttttagctccgttcttcaaaaggCCTTGTCACCGGAggcggaaatccgtgaggtaaggtatGACATTCTTCGGGTCGACGTTTTCTaacccttccttccttgtgagaaggcagtatcgctgcagatgctggttgtccgaagaaaacaccttactgctgtcacacccctctacagtcagcagtacgacttcgccctcagaccttgagttgctgctttttgTCATACTGTTTTCcaaccgacctgcctggcatggtagaacctacaggaacatatgttccagccagtatagctcggctgactcatcacgatagacaagctCGATCAACACGTCAaagtagcagctacggtcgggtgCTCTGTGATAAAAAAACACCATAATGTTTAGGCTTAGTTGCATGGATGGTAGGTTTACCTTTTACTATGTAGGCAACACTGGAAAGATCTTAATTCCAAattttgaatttaattattttaagtgACTTGTTCGATTGAAAGATAAAATTCAGCACTTGAGGACCAGCTCGAATGTGGTAATTCGTACCATATCAGTGCTTATGTGATAGCAATAACTGTCCTTCCTATTCAGTGAATACCTTTTCCCACTAAAAGCCCTCCGCAAATACGACTGTCCGCATAACACTTTTACGTGATAACTGCATTTAGACCAATTACAGGAATATCCGTAGCTAAGACAAACTTATCGGTTGATGATTATAGTCTCATGAGAACCTTTTAATTAAGAAATTCTAATGCCTTAATAGTAAGGTGTTTTTATGGACCCACTCCTTTACGAAATTATTTGAAACCTAAAAAAGGATGGAAATGAATTAAATACTTCTATGGATAAATGTTCAGCATAATTGACATATCTGTGAGAATTAATGGTACCACCGTGCTGTTTAGTTTTAAATGCACTGTTGTCGGAACCCTCAAGCTAACAGGTGAAAGTATGGATACTTTAGCAGTCCAGCTACTGTCTCACGTCTGAATTGATAAGATATCCGCGCTATATTCCGCAATGATTctttaacattaaaaaaaactatcaaCTGTACTTCACTTTACCTCAGTCAATTTAGTCTTCTTAACCATATTACTTTTAAGTTGTCTGGAATATATGCAGTGCTACACTAAGTTTGCGTATATGACATCATTTAACAAAGTACCTACTTAAGGTTTAGTTTTCCTCATCAGCCTCATACATTTAGTTTTGATCGTTGGTTATTTACGATAAGTAAAAATGACTGAACTGTTTGAAAATAATTAGGtaaattattctttaaaatatCGGTGAGCTGTACAAGTGATTTCTAGTGAGATAAATACAATTATAAATTAGGGTTTTTGTCTTTTTCACTTTGCATAGCAGAATATGCATTGTAATCGATATGGCTGGATGAACTGAAACCAAGACCGGCGCCCCGCTGAGTATGTGTTATGGTACGAGACATCTCATATTCGTGTTCAAGTCGCCGGAAAAGTTCAGCTTGCGCTTCAGCTCGACGCAAAGCTTCAGTTTCATTGACATGAGCAGCACTTCCGTCCACGACTTCTTCAGAAGAATCATGAATTCCCATCAATTTTCGAAATTTAGCTGCAGCTGCAGAATCACCTTTTCCAGCAATTAGAGATGTGGCTGTCCAAAGAGTTTTACTTTCCTAGGTTAGAAATAAAGATTTTGTAGTTCGCAATGAACATTTAGGATTTAGTCAACACACCAAAAATGAACCTTATTTTCCAAAATAGACTATTACTTACAGAACTAGTGTTTTCACCATCTTTTTTGGACCACAATAATTTGCGCTTTTGTTGTTGCTCTGCGAGTTTAACGGCATTGACAGTGGTTGGGTTATAGTATTTCGGGAGCTTCGCGGCGGCGGCAGCGGCTAATGCTTGAGCTTTGGCTTGCTCTTGTTGATGCTTTTGTATTTTGTCTAATATATCTTGTGCTGTTAACCGCTGCACAGGAACATTCATCGTAGTACCTGGACGGAAAAGCACCCAGGTAATTAAATTTTGGAAGAATAGCA
This window encodes:
- the RSRC2_1 gene encoding arginine serine-rich coiled-coil 2 (EggNog:ENOG410V612~COG:S~BUSCO:EOG091G0YUO) — encoded protein: MVVSPSPSYIIDGKRRSRSREHSPSRRHRKRSCALRSDRGSPSERVSSSKHKRSSHHSRHKHSSRKHHHRDSHCSDYKHRYRRKHRRHSSTSSTSSSSDTSPESKPSRRGSHNGRNSTQLLTTSSKDYFTSQPKPENQNTNLIISTTGVTVTTNSPAVSSQSTTMNVPVQRLTAQDILDKIQKHQQEQAKAQALAAAAAAKLPKYYNPTTVNAVKLAEQQQKRKLLWSKKDGENTSSESKTLWTATSLIAGKGDSAAAAKFRKLMGIHDSSEEVVDGSAAHVNETEALRRAEAQAELFRRLEHEYEMSRTITHTQRGAGLGFSSSSHIDYNAYSAMQSEKDKNPNL